One genomic region from Corvus hawaiiensis isolate bCorHaw1 chromosome 21, bCorHaw1.pri.cur, whole genome shotgun sequence encodes:
- the DOLPP1 gene encoding dolichyldiphosphatase 1: MAAVGECSLPAPWRPVSLTHVEYPAGDFSGQLLAYLSLGPIFIIVGFVTLIIFKRELHTISFLGGLVFNEGVNWLIKNVIREPRPCEEAHSTVTTKYGMPSSHSQFMWFFSVYSFLFLYLRMHQTNNARFLDLLWRHVLSICLVTVALLVSYSRVYLLYHTWSQVLYGGVAGSIMAIAWFAFTQEILTPLFPRIASWPISEFFLIRDTSLIPNILWFEYTVTRAEARNRQRKLGTKLQ, encoded by the exons ATGGCCGCAGTCGGGGAGTGCTCGCTGCCCGCGCCGTGGCGGCCGGTCTCCCTCACTCACGTCGAGTATCCCGCAG GTGATTTCTCTGGCCAGCTTTTAGCTTATTTGAGTCTTGGTCCAATATTCATTATTGTTGGCTTTGTAACACTCATCATATTCAAGAGAGAGCTTCACACG ATCTCTTTCTTGGGAGGGCTGGTGTTCAACGAGGGAGTGAACTGgttaataaaaaatgtaatcCGGGAGCCTCGGCCATGCGAAG AAGCCCATTCAACAGTGACCACAAAATATGGGATGCCGTCCAGCCACTCCCAATTCATGTGGTTTTTCTCTGTCTATTCCTTTCTGTTCCTTTATTTAAG AATGCACCAAACAAACAATGCGAGGTTTCTGGATTTACTATGGCGACATGTGCTGTCCATCTGCCTCGTCACAGTGGCTTTGCTAGTCTCATATAGTAG GGTTTATTTGCTTTACCACACCTGGAGCCAAGTCCTATATGGAGGTGTGGCAGGAAGCATCATGGCCATAGCCTGGTTTGCCTTCACACAAGAGATCCTAACTCCCCTCTTCCCGAGGATAGCTTCGTG GCCAATTTCAGAGTTCTTTTTAATCCGAGATACCAGCCTCATTCCTAACATCCTGTGGTTTGAATACACAGTCACGAGAGCAGAAGCAAG GAACAGACAGCGCAAGCTGGGTACGAAGCTCCAGTGA